The window GAGGATTGATGTGAAGTAAATAAATTAAAAGCGTCTGTAAATTTTACAATATGACTGTATCCCTAATTCCGAATTAATGATAAAACTTTCGAAATTTTCAAAACTTCAGAAGTTTCAGGGAGGATAAAATGGAAAAAATAAGAGTCGCTTTTGCCACTGATAATGGTAAAACATTTATGGGTCGTCATTTTGGTGATGCCGATTTTTATGATATTTATGAAATTGCCGGGAATAATGCGAAATTCATTAAAAGAATCGATAATACAGTTGACGAAGAGGAAGAAGTCCACGCAGATCCCAAAAAAGCAAAAGGAATCAGCAAATTATTGCTTCATGAAAATGTAAATGTGGTAGT is drawn from Candidatus Cloacimonadota bacterium and contains these coding sequences:
- a CDS encoding dinitrogenase iron-molybdenum cofactor biosynthesis protein, giving the protein MEKIRVAFATDNGKTFMGRHFGDADFYDIYEIAGNNAKFIKRIDNTVDEEEEVHADPKKAKGISKLLLHENVNVVVSKIFGPNIKRIKKKFVCIVVKDEEIEEGINKICLNIGKIYNEWEKGEERQHLSF